Proteins encoded in a region of the Streptomyces liliiviolaceus genome:
- a CDS encoding VOC family protein: protein MDVTLYASFLPHTDPDASLAFYRDALGFEVRDDVGHGATRRITFGAAGRPGPSLVLEPPVTDPGVTEDERRTVAEMMAKGAYAGILLATPDLDTTFERVRAAGSGEIVQEPAERPHGVRDCAFLDPAGNMIRIQELR, encoded by the coding sequence ATGGACGTCACCCTGTACGCGAGCTTCCTCCCGCACACGGATCCGGACGCGTCCCTGGCCTTCTACCGGGACGCCCTCGGCTTCGAGGTCCGCGACGACGTCGGCCACGGCGCGACGCGCCGGATCACGTTCGGGGCCGCCGGCCGGCCCGGCCCGTCCCTCGTCCTGGAGCCGCCGGTCACCGACCCCGGCGTCACCGAGGACGAGCGTCGCACCGTCGCGGAGATGATGGCGAAGGGCGCGTACGCGGGCATCCTCCTGGCCACCCCCGACCTCGACACCACCTTCGAGCGGGTGCGGGCGGCCGGCAGCGGCGAGATCGTCCAGGAACCGGCCGAGCGGCCGCACGGCGTCCGGGACTGTGCCTTCCTCGATCCCGCGGGCAACATGATCCGCATCCAGGAGCTGCGCTGA
- a CDS encoding cellulose binding domain-containing protein, translated as MRFAKNRLRATAHSAVAVALGAAALTALPATASAAADGLSVQYRTSATGAGADQAEPWFKVKNTGTATVQLSSVKVRYYFKADSAGASYRFACSWAVKGCGNVTGTFGTLANPTATADRYLEIGFTSGAGSLAPGADTGDLQLRFYQSTWASLNQSDDYSFGASQTSYGDWSKVTAQLGGTTVWGQAPAGNGPTDPPTDPPTDPPADAATLFDDFNYSGYSDPRISANGWTVRSNSGGPGVPGATWAPDKVTFATTGGNSIMNLETSTAGTAASTKQTEILTKATKFKNGTYAARVRFNDAPKYGPDGDRLVQTFFTINDLKAPLADDYSEYDFEYLPNGGWGEPSNILYTTSWETYQAEPWVAVNEHTESRQSFSGWHDLVLTIDNSTIKYYIDGQLFGTHGSAYLPERPMSINFNQWLIDLAGQTSTTARAYDQQVDYVLHVKDQVLTPAQVTTKLNAYRSAGTTFQDTVPGS; from the coding sequence ATGAGATTCGCGAAGAACCGGCTGCGCGCCACCGCACACAGCGCCGTCGCGGTGGCCCTGGGCGCCGCCGCGCTCACCGCACTCCCGGCCACCGCGAGCGCGGCGGCCGACGGACTGAGCGTCCAGTACCGTACGAGCGCCACCGGAGCCGGCGCCGACCAGGCCGAGCCCTGGTTCAAGGTGAAGAACACCGGTACCGCGACCGTGCAGTTGAGCAGCGTCAAGGTCCGGTACTACTTCAAGGCCGACTCGGCGGGCGCGAGCTACCGCTTCGCCTGTTCCTGGGCGGTCAAGGGCTGCGGCAACGTCACGGGCACCTTCGGCACGCTCGCCAACCCGACCGCCACCGCCGACCGCTATCTGGAGATCGGCTTCACCTCCGGGGCCGGGTCGCTCGCCCCGGGCGCCGACACCGGCGATCTGCAACTGCGGTTCTACCAGTCGACCTGGGCGTCACTGAACCAGAGCGACGACTACTCCTTCGGCGCCTCCCAGACCTCGTACGGCGACTGGTCCAAGGTCACCGCCCAGCTGGGCGGCACCACCGTGTGGGGTCAGGCGCCCGCGGGCAACGGGCCCACGGATCCGCCCACCGACCCGCCGACCGATCCTCCGGCCGACGCCGCCACGCTGTTCGACGACTTCAACTACAGCGGCTACAGCGACCCGCGGATCTCGGCGAACGGCTGGACCGTACGCTCCAACTCCGGTGGCCCCGGCGTGCCCGGCGCGACCTGGGCGCCCGACAAGGTCACCTTCGCCACCACGGGCGGCAACTCCATCATGAACCTGGAGACCTCGACCGCCGGCACCGCGGCCAGCACCAAGCAGACCGAGATCCTCACCAAGGCGACGAAGTTCAAGAACGGCACCTACGCGGCACGGGTCCGGTTCAACGACGCGCCCAAGTACGGCCCGGACGGCGACCGACTCGTCCAGACGTTCTTCACCATCAACGACCTCAAGGCGCCCCTGGCGGACGACTACTCCGAGTACGACTTCGAGTACCTGCCCAACGGCGGCTGGGGCGAGCCGTCCAACATCCTCTACACGACGTCCTGGGAGACCTACCAGGCCGAGCCGTGGGTGGCGGTCAACGAGCACACCGAGTCGAGGCAGAGCTTCAGCGGCTGGCACGACCTGGTGCTGACCATCGACAACAGCACCATCAAGTACTACATCGACGGGCAGCTCTTCGGTACGCACGGCTCCGCGTATCTGCCGGAGCGGCCCATGTCGATCAACTTCAACCAGTGGCTGATCGACCTCGCGGGCCAGACCAGCACCACGGCCCGGGCGTACGACCAGCAGGTCGACTACGTCCTGCATGTGAAGGACCAGGTCCTCACGCCGGCACAGGTCACCACGAAGCTGAACGCCTACCGCAGCGCGGGCACCACGTTCCAGGACACCGTCCCCGGCAGCTGA
- a CDS encoding GntR family transcriptional regulator, with translation MREDASGAVLKRERVRDFILDLVESRSPGDAIPSERSLCARLGVSRPTLRAAVDELVAAGLLVREHGRGMFVAPEKITQELVSGQQTMTAPQASGTWSSRLLEFTTFAAGARVGRKLRMSPAAEIVYVARLRLVDGAPMAIEHLHIRADLVPTLSAQELEAGDLYEHLREQHGVHVQEAVQAIEPTVVTRAEAELLDVPELSPALLFERLTSDTTGRPVEYVHSIYRGDRYRIVSRLTLDPSATEPSTRLGHHPGIPPGDFAHRETIASSTRGDIQTGQ, from the coding sequence ATGAGGGAAGACGCATCGGGTGCGGTGCTGAAACGGGAGCGGGTCCGCGACTTCATCCTCGACCTCGTCGAGTCGCGCAGCCCGGGTGACGCGATCCCCTCCGAGCGCTCCCTGTGCGCCCGTCTGGGAGTGTCCCGCCCGACCCTGCGCGCGGCGGTCGACGAACTCGTGGCCGCGGGCCTCCTGGTGCGGGAGCACGGCCGGGGCATGTTCGTCGCGCCCGAGAAGATCACCCAGGAACTCGTCTCCGGTCAGCAGACCATGACGGCGCCTCAGGCCTCCGGGACCTGGTCGAGCCGTCTGCTGGAGTTCACCACCTTCGCGGCCGGCGCACGCGTGGGCCGCAAACTGCGGATGTCACCCGCCGCCGAGATCGTGTACGTGGCACGGCTGCGCCTCGTCGACGGCGCCCCGATGGCCATCGAGCACCTGCACATCAGGGCCGACCTGGTCCCCACCCTGTCCGCACAGGAACTGGAAGCCGGCGACCTGTACGAGCATCTGCGCGAACAGCACGGCGTACATGTCCAGGAGGCCGTGCAGGCCATCGAGCCGACCGTCGTCACCCGCGCCGAGGCCGAACTGCTCGATGTGCCCGAACTGTCCCCGGCGCTGCTCTTCGAGCGGCTCACCTCGGACACCACGGGCCGACCCGTCGAGTACGTCCACTCGATCTACCGCGGCGACCGCTACCGCATCGTCTCCCGCCTCACCCTCGACCCCTCCGCCACCGAACCGTCCACCCGCCTCGGCCACCACCCCGGCATCCCCCCGGGCGACTTCGCCCACCGCGAGACGATCGCGTCCTCCACGCGGGGTGACATCCAGACGGGGCAGTGA
- a CDS encoding MFS transporter → MTVDVLRRPASAERQARVAVAVLFFTNGALFANLLPRYPQIKADLGIGNAAYGLAVAAFPAGAIAAGLAAGVVIRRMGSARAAVAGTLLTGAWILLAGLADSVVMFAAALFLAGAMDAVTDVAQNAHGLRVQRRYGRSIINSFHAIWSIGAVTGGAMAAAAIALDLSRGQHLTISAVVFAVAACVALRFCLSGPEAEAESESEGGARVESVADPAGESGAGSSGEGRRIARPTPGRRTAYVLAALVLIATAGTLVEDAGSSWAALYLSGSLSASVTLAASGYIALVGAQFVGRIIGDRLVDRFGQRTVARAGGLVVVAGMGLALAVPTVPGTILGFAAAGFGVATLVPAAMHEADELPGLKPGSGLAIVSWLMRLGFLLSPPVVGLVADAAGLRVGLLVVPLAGVLVLLLAGVLQPGRRQGR, encoded by the coding sequence ATGACTGTTGACGTACTGCGCCGACCCGCGTCGGCCGAACGGCAGGCCCGGGTGGCCGTCGCCGTGCTGTTCTTCACCAACGGAGCCCTGTTCGCCAACCTCCTGCCGAGGTATCCGCAGATCAAGGCGGATCTCGGCATCGGGAACGCCGCCTACGGTCTGGCCGTCGCCGCGTTCCCGGCGGGCGCCATCGCGGCCGGTCTCGCCGCGGGCGTGGTGATCCGCCGCATGGGCTCGGCGCGGGCGGCGGTGGCCGGCACCCTGCTGACCGGAGCGTGGATCCTCCTCGCGGGGCTGGCCGACTCGGTCGTGATGTTCGCGGCGGCGCTGTTCCTGGCCGGAGCGATGGACGCGGTCACCGATGTGGCGCAGAACGCCCACGGACTGCGCGTGCAGCGACGCTACGGACGTTCCATCATCAACTCCTTCCACGCGATCTGGTCCATCGGCGCAGTCACCGGCGGAGCCATGGCCGCGGCGGCGATAGCGCTCGACCTCTCCCGCGGGCAGCATCTGACGATCTCGGCGGTGGTGTTCGCGGTGGCCGCGTGCGTCGCGCTCCGGTTCTGCCTGTCCGGCCCCGAGGCCGAAGCCGAGTCCGAGTCCGAGGGTGGCGCCAGGGTCGAGTCCGTGGCGGACCCGGCAGGGGAGTCCGGTGCCGGAAGCAGTGGAGAGGGGCGGCGCATCGCGCGTCCGACGCCGGGTCGGCGTACCGCGTACGTGCTGGCCGCCCTCGTGCTCATCGCCACGGCCGGCACGCTCGTCGAGGACGCGGGCAGCTCCTGGGCCGCGCTCTACCTCTCCGGTTCGCTGTCCGCGTCGGTGACGCTGGCCGCCTCCGGCTACATCGCCCTGGTCGGGGCCCAGTTCGTCGGCCGCATCATCGGCGACCGCCTCGTCGACCGGTTCGGCCAGCGCACGGTGGCCCGCGCGGGCGGCCTCGTCGTCGTGGCCGGCATGGGCCTGGCGCTGGCCGTGCCCACGGTGCCCGGCACGATCCTCGGGTTCGCCGCGGCCGGGTTCGGCGTGGCCACCCTTGTCCCCGCGGCGATGCACGAAGCCGACGAGCTGCCCGGCCTCAAGCCCGGCTCGGGGCTCGCCATCGTCTCCTGGCTGATGCGCCTGGGCTTCCTGCTCTCCCCGCCGGTCGTCGGCCTCGTCGCGGACGCGGCCGGTCTGCGGGTGGGTCTGCTCGTGGTGCCCCTCGCCGGAGTGCTCGTGCTCCTGCTCGCCGGAGTGCTGCAGCCCGGCCGCCGCCAGGGCCGGTAA
- a CDS encoding extracellular solute-binding protein has product MKLRLFAGVSALVVTAGLSACSSSSDASDGSTAIDVWLMRDSVSDRFQKDFVKSFEAAHPDIDVKVQIQEWDGIGEKVTAALASSDAPDVIETGNTQVAQFAQSGGLLDLSDKVDELGGKDWLKGLAEPGAFEGKQYGIPYYAANRVVIYRTDLFEKAGVDPAAIKTRDQWIAATKKLNTGGTQGIYLPGQNWYTLAGFVWDEGGDLATESGGKWKGSLDTPEAVRGMEFYKKLQALGRGPKDSDEANPPQADVMAKGKVAQVVSSPGGANTVVENNPALKDKLGFFPIPGRTADVPGAVFTGGSDLVIPTASAKQDAAYTFVKELTGDTWQKKLAVAMSYVPNKTTLSDAVASDPGASAMAVGAAEGHATPNTPGWAAVEAKNPIKDYLTAVLTGGDARKEAAKASEAITTAMNSGT; this is encoded by the coding sequence GTGAAGCTCCGCTTGTTCGCCGGTGTGTCCGCGCTCGTCGTGACCGCCGGGCTGAGTGCCTGCAGCAGTTCCTCCGACGCCTCCGACGGGAGCACCGCCATCGACGTCTGGCTGATGCGCGACAGCGTCTCGGACCGGTTCCAGAAGGACTTCGTCAAGAGCTTCGAGGCCGCGCACCCCGACATCGACGTCAAGGTGCAGATCCAGGAGTGGGACGGCATCGGCGAGAAGGTCACGGCTGCCCTCGCCAGCAGCGACGCACCCGACGTCATCGAGACCGGCAACACCCAGGTCGCCCAGTTCGCGCAGAGCGGGGGCCTGCTCGACCTCAGCGACAAGGTCGACGAACTCGGCGGGAAGGACTGGCTCAAGGGCCTCGCCGAGCCCGGCGCCTTCGAGGGCAAGCAGTACGGCATCCCGTACTACGCCGCCAACCGCGTCGTCATCTACCGCACCGACCTCTTCGAGAAGGCGGGCGTCGACCCGGCCGCGATCAAGACCCGTGACCAGTGGATCGCCGCGACGAAGAAGCTCAACACCGGTGGCACGCAGGGCATTTATCTGCCCGGTCAGAACTGGTACACCCTCGCGGGCTTCGTCTGGGACGAGGGCGGCGACCTCGCCACCGAGTCCGGCGGCAAGTGGAAGGGCTCACTGGACACCCCGGAAGCCGTCCGCGGCATGGAGTTCTACAAGAAGCTGCAGGCACTCGGCAGAGGCCCCAAGGACTCCGACGAGGCCAATCCCCCGCAGGCGGACGTGATGGCCAAGGGGAAGGTCGCCCAGGTCGTGTCGTCCCCGGGCGGCGCCAACACGGTCGTCGAGAACAACCCCGCGCTCAAGGACAAGCTCGGCTTCTTCCCGATCCCGGGGAGGACCGCCGACGTCCCCGGCGCCGTCTTCACCGGCGGCTCGGACCTCGTCATCCCCACGGCCTCCGCGAAGCAGGACGCGGCCTACACCTTCGTCAAGGAACTCACCGGCGACACCTGGCAGAAGAAGCTCGCCGTCGCCATGAGCTACGTACCGAACAAGACCACTCTGTCCGACGCGGTCGCCTCCGATCCGGGCGCCTCGGCCATGGCGGTCGGCGCAGCCGAGGGCCACGCCACGCCCAACACACCCGGCTGGGCCGCCGTCGAGGCCAAGAACCCGATCAAGGACTATCTGACCGCCGTACTCACCGGAGGCGACGCGCGCAAGGAAGCCGCCAAGGCCTCCGAAGCCATCACCACGGCGATGAACTCCGGCACCTGA
- a CDS encoding beta-N-acetylhexosaminidase: MPAQPPAPTLVPRPTEAAFRPGHFTLDADTALRIGGGAEPAADLLRTLLAPATGLPLRPSPEGRFTLTLDPGHGGPGDFGGPGDFGGPGGSGGLGEEGYVLTVDPHTVLLRAAHPTGLLRGIQTVRQLLPPAALSADPQPGTRWSLPCVDITDVPRHPWRGAMLDVARHFQPVSYLRRYVDLLALHKISVFHLHLTDDQGWRMPVAAHPELTEIGGHRAESQQGPAGSGTYDGIPHGGAYTRSELTGLVRYAAARGVTVVPEIEMPGHVRAALAACPSLGNRPERTLDVWTRWGVCDTVLGVHDEVLDFCRGVLDEVMDVFPSPYIHLGGEECPTAEWTHSAAARERAAAEGLSGPEALHGWFLGKVGEHVVKNGRRPVGWAETGAELPPEFTVMTWRDPAHTLAAARRGHFVINAHHRATYLDYAQSGDPTEPQAQPGAVVDLRAVHAHDPVPEHADAEAAGRVLGTQAQLWTEFVATPAHIEYLTYPRLCALADRGWSGATDWSDFRTRLDGHLPRLDALGVHRHP; the protein is encoded by the coding sequence GTGCCCGCACAGCCACCCGCGCCCACCCTCGTCCCCCGCCCGACCGAGGCCGCGTTCCGGCCGGGACACTTCACGCTCGACGCCGACACGGCGCTGCGGATCGGCGGAGGCGCCGAACCCGCCGCGGACCTGCTGCGCACCCTGCTCGCCCCCGCCACCGGGCTGCCCCTGCGCCCCTCCCCGGAGGGGCGGTTCACCCTGACACTCGACCCCGGCCACGGTGGTCCGGGCGACTTCGGTGGCCCGGGCGACTTCGGTGGCCCGGGTGGCTCCGGTGGTCTGGGCGAGGAGGGATACGTACTCACCGTCGACCCGCACACCGTGCTGCTGCGCGCCGCACACCCCACCGGGCTGCTCCGCGGCATCCAGACGGTCCGTCAACTCCTGCCCCCGGCCGCCCTGTCGGCCGACCCGCAGCCCGGCACCCGGTGGTCGCTGCCCTGCGTCGACATCACCGACGTCCCCCGGCACCCCTGGCGCGGCGCGATGCTGGACGTGGCACGCCACTTCCAGCCCGTCTCCTATCTGCGCCGGTACGTCGACCTGCTCGCCCTGCACAAGATCAGCGTCTTCCATCTCCACCTCACGGACGACCAGGGCTGGCGCATGCCGGTCGCCGCCCACCCCGAGCTCACCGAGATCGGCGGCCACCGCGCCGAGTCGCAGCAGGGCCCGGCCGGCAGCGGCACGTACGACGGAATCCCGCACGGTGGGGCGTACACGCGGAGTGAACTGACCGGTCTGGTCCGGTACGCCGCCGCCCGTGGTGTCACCGTCGTGCCGGAGATAGAGATGCCCGGGCATGTACGGGCCGCCCTCGCCGCCTGTCCCTCCTTGGGCAACCGCCCCGAGCGCACCCTCGACGTGTGGACGCGCTGGGGTGTGTGCGACACCGTCCTCGGCGTCCACGACGAGGTCCTCGACTTCTGCCGCGGTGTCCTCGATGAGGTCATGGACGTCTTCCCCTCGCCGTACATCCACCTCGGCGGCGAGGAGTGCCCGACCGCCGAGTGGACGCACAGCGCCGCCGCACGTGAACGAGCGGCGGCGGAGGGCCTGTCGGGTCCCGAGGCGCTGCACGGCTGGTTCCTCGGGAAGGTCGGCGAGCATGTCGTCAAGAACGGGCGCAGGCCGGTCGGCTGGGCCGAGACCGGTGCCGAACTGCCCCCCGAGTTCACCGTGATGACCTGGCGCGACCCGGCCCACACCCTGGCGGCGGCCCGCCGCGGCCACTTTGTGATCAACGCTCATCACCGGGCCACCTATCTCGACTACGCCCAGTCCGGGGACCCGACGGAACCGCAGGCGCAGCCGGGAGCCGTCGTCGATCTGCGCGCCGTCCACGCCCACGACCCGGTGCCCGAGCACGCGGACGCGGAGGCCGCCGGGCGGGTGCTGGGCACCCAGGCCCAGTTGTGGACCGAGTTCGTCGCGACGCCCGCGCACATCGAATACCTCACCTATCCGCGGCTGTGCGCCCTCGCCGACCGCGGCTGGAGCGGCGCCACCGACTGGTCCGACTTCCGGACCCGGCTCGACGGCCACCTGCCCCGGCTGGACGCGCTCGGCGTCCACCGCCACCCCTGA
- a CDS encoding sugar O-acetyltransferase, producing the protein MSTDYFAQDPRTHLERMMAGDHYIADDPEIVRRYERAVRLAARYQAAYLEDTEGARPLLAELLGSLGPDVHLRPPLYVDYGSNITIGARTFVNYNLTALDVAAITIGEDCQIGPNVQLLTPTHPLEPDPRRDKLEAARPITIGNNVWLGGGAIVLPGVTIGDNSVIGAGAVVTKDVPAGVVAVGNPARPVRTL; encoded by the coding sequence ATGTCGACGGACTACTTCGCCCAGGATCCCCGTACGCATCTCGAACGCATGATGGCGGGCGATCACTACATCGCCGACGACCCGGAGATCGTCCGCCGGTACGAGCGGGCCGTACGGTTGGCCGCCCGCTATCAGGCCGCCTATCTCGAAGACACCGAAGGGGCCCGCCCGCTCCTCGCCGAACTGCTCGGCTCCCTCGGGCCCGACGTACACCTGCGGCCGCCGCTGTACGTCGACTACGGCAGCAACATCACGATCGGCGCGCGCACCTTCGTCAACTACAACCTGACCGCCCTGGACGTCGCGGCGATCACCATCGGCGAGGACTGCCAGATCGGCCCGAACGTCCAACTGCTCACCCCCACCCACCCCTTGGAGCCGGACCCCCGGCGCGACAAGCTGGAGGCCGCCCGGCCGATCACCATCGGGAACAATGTGTGGCTGGGGGGAGGCGCCATCGTGCTGCCCGGTGTCACCATCGGGGACAACTCCGTCATCGGCGCCGGGGCCGTGGTGACGAAGGACGTGCCCGCCGGCGTCGTCGCAGTCGGCAACCCCGCCCGCCCGGTCCGCACCCTCTGA
- a CDS encoding carbohydrate ABC transporter permease, with translation MTAVREQTAPHPPPSAGRPRRSPGPGPRRPSKDGGPGVWPYVLIAPAVLGTLYLLVYPLVRAVVISLQDFGLRQLILGDARFVGLDNYGTLLGDSRFWEVVRRTFLFMAVNVALIMVLSTLVALMIERLGRFGRTAVLSSLVLTWAMPVIAATTVFQWLFHSEFGIVNAVLKDLGFESFDRYAWFAHGPAAFAILIALIVWQSVPFAAITLYSALTTVPVELYESARLDGASGTRIFRSITFPVVRPIFLLVFSLEVIWTFKAFVQIWVMTNGGPGDATTILPVYAVQTALSSQRYDLGSAASMVTVVLMSGVLVLYFRQMFRQEDELA, from the coding sequence GTGACGGCCGTCCGAGAGCAGACCGCACCCCATCCCCCGCCGAGCGCCGGTCGCCCCCGGCGCTCCCCCGGCCCAGGACCGCGCCGCCCGTCGAAGGACGGCGGGCCCGGCGTCTGGCCGTACGTCCTGATCGCACCCGCCGTCCTCGGCACGCTCTACCTGCTCGTCTATCCACTGGTCCGCGCGGTGGTGATCTCGCTGCAGGACTTCGGACTGCGCCAACTCATCCTGGGCGACGCGCGGTTCGTCGGACTCGACAACTACGGGACGCTGCTGGGCGACAGCCGCTTCTGGGAGGTCGTGCGCCGCACCTTCCTCTTCATGGCGGTCAACGTCGCCCTGATCATGGTGCTGTCCACGCTGGTCGCGCTGATGATCGAACGGCTCGGCCGGTTCGGCCGGACCGCGGTCCTCAGCTCACTCGTCCTGACCTGGGCGATGCCCGTCATCGCGGCGACCACCGTCTTCCAGTGGCTGTTCCACTCGGAGTTCGGGATCGTCAACGCGGTCCTGAAGGATCTGGGGTTCGAGTCCTTCGACCGCTACGCCTGGTTCGCCCACGGGCCGGCCGCCTTCGCCATCCTGATCGCCCTCATCGTGTGGCAGTCCGTGCCGTTCGCGGCGATCACCCTGTACTCGGCGCTCACCACCGTGCCCGTCGAGCTGTACGAGTCGGCGCGGCTCGACGGGGCGTCGGGAACGCGGATCTTCCGGTCCATCACCTTCCCGGTCGTACGGCCCATCTTCCTGCTGGTGTTCTCGCTCGAAGTGATCTGGACGTTCAAGGCGTTCGTGCAGATCTGGGTGATGACCAACGGCGGCCCCGGCGACGCGACCACGATCCTGCCCGTGTACGCGGTCCAGACCGCCCTGTCGAGCCAGCGTTACGACCTCGGGTCGGCGGCCTCCATGGTGACCGTAGTACTGATGTCGGGCGTGCTCGTCCTCTACTTCCGCCAGATGTTCCGCCAGGAGGACGAGCTCGCATGA
- a CDS encoding carbohydrate ABC transporter permease, with protein sequence MSTTRPRMRRIPLNAAAVVTVALCLFPVYWMVATAFTPARDIQSDTPRLVPRTWTLDHFRTAVGADGFGLFWRNSLLVTLSAVLLSLVVALGSAYAVARMRWKGRRHFMLMVFIAQMAPWESLIIPVYIISRDTGMLDRLPTLTLVYFMMTLPFTVIVLRGFIVTIPPELEESAQVDGCTRLGAFRHIAFPLLAPGLMATSLFGYITAWNEFAYANFLIIKQQDNRTLPVWLSSFQNVFGTDWGATMAASTLFAAPALVVFLLLQRHVTSGFAAGAVKG encoded by the coding sequence ATGAGCACCACCCGACCCCGCATGCGCCGCATCCCTCTCAACGCCGCCGCCGTCGTCACGGTCGCGCTCTGTCTGTTCCCGGTCTACTGGATGGTCGCGACCGCGTTCACCCCGGCCCGCGACATCCAGTCCGACACTCCGCGGCTCGTCCCGCGGACCTGGACGCTCGACCACTTCCGCACCGCCGTCGGCGCCGACGGCTTCGGTCTGTTCTGGCGCAACAGCCTTCTCGTCACGCTGAGCGCCGTCCTGCTCTCCCTCGTCGTCGCGCTCGGCTCCGCCTACGCCGTCGCCCGCATGCGGTGGAAGGGGCGCCGACACTTCATGCTCATGGTCTTCATCGCGCAGATGGCACCCTGGGAGTCACTGATCATCCCGGTGTACATCATCTCGCGGGACACCGGCATGCTGGACCGGCTGCCGACCCTGACCCTCGTCTACTTCATGATGACCCTGCCCTTCACGGTCATCGTGCTGCGCGGCTTCATCGTCACGATCCCGCCGGAGCTGGAGGAGTCCGCGCAGGTCGACGGCTGCACCCGGCTCGGAGCGTTCCGGCACATCGCGTTCCCGCTGCTGGCACCTGGTCTCATGGCTACCTCGCTCTTCGGCTACATCACCGCCTGGAACGAGTTCGCCTACGCCAACTTCCTCATCATCAAACAGCAGGACAACCGCACCCTGCCCGTGTGGCTGTCCTCCTTCCAGAACGTCTTCGGCACCGACTGGGGCGCCACCATGGCCGCCTCGACCCTCTTCGCGGCCCCGGCGCTCGTGGTGTTCCTGCTGCTGCAACGCCATGTCACGTCCGGCTTCGCCGCGGGCGCGGTCAAGGGCTGA
- a CDS encoding TerD family protein — protein sequence MITLTKEDGPADLDGVTHLSIGVSWDPTVGSSGGLIGKLRQKTGTDLDLIAIAMQGSDPVRLAGLDSLDPLGNGSLVHTGDNQTGKGDGDDETVTVEFSRVPANITSIVFVAAAYKKSSSFQKARNISFKVYDASGGSTQQVADIWPSLLSNDNGCAVAKAIRVGGAWKLQVINETGKIKQGDEQALMRFAASK from the coding sequence ATGATCACGCTTACGAAGGAAGACGGCCCGGCGGATCTCGACGGAGTGACCCATCTGTCGATCGGGGTGTCCTGGGACCCCACCGTCGGCAGCAGCGGCGGACTGATCGGCAAGCTGCGCCAGAAGACCGGCACGGACCTCGACCTGATCGCCATCGCCATGCAGGGCTCGGACCCGGTCCGGCTGGCGGGCCTCGACTCCCTGGACCCGCTGGGCAACGGCTCGTTGGTGCACACCGGCGACAACCAGACCGGCAAGGGCGACGGTGACGACGAGACGGTGACCGTCGAGTTCTCCCGTGTCCCGGCGAACATCACCTCGATCGTCTTCGTCGCCGCCGCCTACAAGAAGAGCAGCTCCTTCCAGAAGGCGCGGAACATCAGCTTCAAGGTGTACGACGCCAGCGGTGGCAGCACGCAGCAGGTCGCGGACATCTGGCCCAGCCTCCTCAGCAACGACAACGGCTGCGCCGTCGCCAAGGCGATCCGGGTCGGCGGGGCCTGGAAGCTGCAGGTGATCAACGAGACCGGGAAGATCAAGCAGGGCGACGAGCAGGCCCTGATGCGCTTCGCCGCGAGCAAGTAG
- a CDS encoding TetR/AcrR family transcriptional regulator, producing MATGHTDPQRRERIIAATLDLIAEEGIASVSHRKIAARAGVPLGSMTYHFSGMDELLREAFTRFADHIVAVFDAHLSAPADRDQARRAVADLVHVLSEGSQRDLVLTQELYTLAARRPVYRQLTHEWMGRSRTHLEKHFDPDTARQLDALIEGLTLHRALDNEPHDRALTLEAITRITTPGG from the coding sequence ATGGCCACCGGACACACCGACCCGCAGCGCCGCGAACGCATCATCGCAGCGACCCTCGATCTCATCGCCGAGGAGGGGATCGCCAGCGTCTCCCACCGGAAGATCGCCGCGCGGGCCGGTGTCCCGCTGGGGTCGATGACTTACCACTTCAGCGGTATGGACGAGCTGCTCCGGGAGGCGTTCACCCGCTTCGCCGACCACATCGTCGCCGTCTTCGACGCCCACCTCTCGGCTCCGGCCGACCGCGACCAGGCCCGTCGGGCCGTGGCGGATCTGGTCCATGTGCTGTCGGAGGGGAGCCAGCGCGACCTCGTACTCACCCAGGAGCTGTACACCCTCGCCGCGCGCCGGCCGGTCTACCGGCAACTGACCCACGAGTGGATGGGCCGCAGCCGCACCCATCTGGAGAAGCACTTCGACCCGGACACGGCACGCCAACTCGACGCCCTGATCGAGGGGCTGACCCTCCACCGCGCCCTGGACAACGAGCCCCACGACCGTGCCCTGACCCTTGAGGCGATCACCCGCATCACCACCCCGGGCGGGTAG